A portion of the Magnolia sinica isolate HGM2019 chromosome 17, MsV1, whole genome shotgun sequence genome contains these proteins:
- the LOC131231742 gene encoding uncharacterized protein LOC131231742 yields the protein MVNLATYLLEGEAENWWQGLQRSVPPTYAWTWAGFKTKFLEKYFPRSCRNEKIAQFLKLEQGNLTVAQYEARFDELSRYVSKALEDAEYKLQKFKEGLRQGIQSRLCAWDFEDFAELVDKAMRVEKDFERTLRTRSSAREAPVRPRQAPPAPSASERRARVIPAGAPPMPTIRGCEYCHKIGHSARSCFKKMRDEGIAPPASHPHPGSVATKAALRPQMQRMGPPVHQRAPARVFTVATADTEEDLHQTIHGTAHIHGTPVFLLFDSGATLSFMDSTIANRLGLNITRIHAPLVVASPMGKFLETDKICKDCPLTLAYHEVAVDLILMPMKQFDIILGMNWLSRAQAVMDCRNKTVTITVPGQASFIVKGKSKHGTLERLQALEESESVESAVSQIPVVREFPKVFQEIPGLPPRRVVDFFIDLKPGTAPISLPPF from the coding sequence ATGGTAAACTTGGCCACGTACTTGTTGGAAGGCGAGGCGGAGAACTGGTGGCAGGGCTTACAACGGAGCGTCCCGCCCACATATGCATGGACATGGGCTGGGTTTAAGACGAAGTTTCTTGAAAAATACTTCCCCCGGTCATGTAGGAATGAGAAGATAGCTCAGTTCTTAAAGCTGGAGCAGGGCAATCTGACCGTCGCCCAATATGAGGCCCGGTTCGATGAACTTTCTCGATATGTGTCGAAAGCCCTGGAAGATGCTGAGTACAAATTACAGAAATTCAAGGAGGGGCTTCGACAGGGAATCCAGTCGCGACTGTGTGCTTGGGACTTCGAAGACTTCGCCGAGCTGGTGGATAAGGCTATGAGAGTCGAAAAGGATTTTGAACGCACCCTAAGGACCCGTTCCTCAGCTAGGGAAGCCCCAGTCAGGCCCAGACAAGCGCCTCCGGCCCCATCTGCATCGGAAAGGAGGGCCAGGGTCATACCCGCAGGTGCACCACCCATGCCTACCATAAGAGGCTGTGAGTACTGCCACAAGATCGGGCACTCTGCACGAAGTTGTTTCAAAAAGATGAGAGACGAAGGCATCGCTCCACCAGCAAGTCACCCGCATCCAGGATCCGTAGCTACCAAGGCAGCACTAAGGCCGCAGATGCAGAGAATGGGACCTCCAGTCCACCAGAGGGCCCCTGCTCGAGTATTCACTGTAGCCACGGCAGACACCGAGGAAGACCTCCATCAGACCATTCACGGTACCGCTCACATACATGGTACCCCTGTCTTTCtcttatttgattccggtgcaacCTTATCTTTCATGGATTCTACTATTGCAAATAGACTAGGGCTGAACATAACTCGCATACATGCTCCCTTAGTCGTAGCATCCCCCATGGGTAAATTCCTCGAAACAGATAAGATATGTAAAGATTGTCCCCTAACTCTCGCATACCATGAAGTGGCTGTGGACCTAATCCTCATGCCTATGAAACAATTCGACATCATCCTCGGGATGAATTGGCTTTCTCGAGCCCAAGCAGTAATGGACTGCCGCAACAAAACGGTCACCATAACTGTCCCTGGACAGGCCTCCTTCATCGTAAAAGGAAAAAGTAAGCACGGTACGCTGGAAAGATTACAAGCCCTTGAAGAATCAGAATCAGTTGAATCCGCTGTGAGCCAAATCCCAGTGGTGCGGGAATTCCCTAAAGTATTTCAAGAGATACCAGGTCTACCCCCAAGGCGAGTAGTAGATTTCTTCATCGACCTCAAACCAGGAACTGCCCCCATATCATTACCCCCGTTTTGA